The Chloroflexaceae bacterium genome has a segment encoding these proteins:
- the sat gene encoding sulfate adenylyltransferase produces the protein MTTTSTIAPHGGTLVDRVLRGGAREEALARLSGAARVTLSDVGLSDLELIATGAFSPLTGFLGRADYDRVVGEARLANGTLWPIPITLPVDEAEARGLREGQPVALLAPDGRLAGLLELRERYLADPRREAAEVYRTTDAAHPGVARLYAQGAARLAGEVWLLDSPPRPFPHLCLTPAESRRAFAERGWRTVVGFQTRNPVHRAHEYIQKAALELVDGLFLHPLVGATKDDDLPADVRVRSYEVLLQSYYPATRALLAVFPAAMRYAGPREALLHAIARQNYGCTHFIVGRDHAGVGTYYGTYDAQRIFDTLRSGDLAITPLRFEHTFYCRTCASVASSRTCPHDSSHHLTLSGTKVRELLRAGQAPPPEFTRPEVARVLIEALRVA, from the coding sequence ATGACCACTACATCCACGATTGCCCCCCATGGCGGGACCCTGGTTGACCGGGTGCTGCGCGGCGGCGCCCGCGAAGAGGCCCTTGCCCGTCTCAGCGGCGCGGCCCGCGTGACCCTCAGTGATGTCGGTCTCTCCGACCTTGAGTTGATCGCCACCGGGGCCTTCAGCCCGCTGACCGGCTTTCTTGGCCGGGCCGACTATGATCGGGTCGTAGGCGAGGCCCGTCTGGCAAACGGCACGCTCTGGCCCATCCCTATCACGCTCCCCGTTGATGAGGCCGAGGCCCGCGGGTTGCGCGAGGGTCAGCCCGTCGCCCTGCTGGCCCCCGATGGCCGTCTGGCCGGTCTGCTCGAATTGCGCGAACGCTACCTTGCCGATCCGCGGCGCGAGGCCGCCGAGGTCTACCGCACGACCGATGCGGCCCACCCCGGCGTGGCGCGTCTCTACGCCCAGGGCGCAGCGCGCCTGGCCGGCGAGGTCTGGCTGCTGGACTCGCCGCCCCGCCCCTTTCCCCATCTCTGCCTGACCCCCGCCGAGAGCCGCCGGGCCTTCGCCGAGCGAGGGTGGCGCACCGTAGTGGGCTTCCAGACGCGCAACCCCGTCCATCGCGCCCACGAGTACATCCAGAAGGCGGCCCTGGAACTGGTGGACGGGCTGTTCCTGCACCCCCTGGTGGGCGCCACCAAGGACGATGACCTGCCCGCGGATGTGCGCGTGCGTTCCTACGAAGTGCTGCTCCAGAGCTACTACCCCGCCACCCGCGCGCTGCTGGCGGTCTTTCCCGCCGCGATGCGCTACGCCGGTCCCCGCGAGGCGCTGCTGCACGCCATCGCCCGCCAGAACTACGGCTGCACCCATTTCATCGTCGGGCGCGACCACGCCGGGGTGGGCACTTACTATGGCACCTATGACGCCCAGCGCATCTTCGATACGTTGCGCTCCGGCGATCTGGCGATTACGCCCCTGCGCTTCGAGCATACCTTCTACTGCCGCACCTGCGCCAGCGTGGCTTCGTCGCGCACCTGTCCCCACGATAGCAGCCATCACCTCACTCTCAGCGGCACAAAGGTGCGCGAGTTGCTGCGAGCCGGCCAGGCCCCCCCGCCTGAGTTCACCCGCCCCGAGGTCGCGCGGGTGCTGATCGAGGCCCTGCGGGTTGCGTAG
- a CDS encoding phosphoadenylyl-sulfate reductase, whose translation MTATAHSPVRWNDTIVQALNRRFRDAPPEALLAWAAAEFGDRAALTCSFGGAAGMVLLDMIARQRLPIAVIFLDTDLLFPETYALVAEVERRYGLPVIRQRPALSLEDQARLHGPALYSRDPDRCCAIRKVAPLAEALRPYQAWISGIRREQTAQRAATELVTWNAKYGLLKLSPLAAWSARQVWAYIGAHNVPYNPLLDQGYPSLGCAPCTRPASADNPRAGRWSGFAKTECGIHT comes from the coding sequence ATGACAGCAACCGCTCACAGCCCCGTTCGCTGGAACGACACGATCGTGCAGGCCCTCAATCGGCGTTTCCGTGATGCTCCCCCCGAGGCGTTGCTCGCCTGGGCCGCGGCGGAGTTTGGCGACCGCGCGGCGCTTACATGTAGCTTCGGCGGCGCCGCTGGCATGGTGCTGCTGGACATGATCGCCCGCCAGCGCCTGCCGATTGCGGTGATTTTCCTTGACACCGACTTGTTGTTTCCCGAGACCTACGCCCTCGTCGCGGAAGTCGAGCGGCGCTATGGCCTGCCGGTCATCCGCCAGCGTCCGGCTCTCAGCCTCGAAGACCAGGCGCGCCTGCACGGCCCGGCGTTGTACAGCCGCGATCCTGATCGCTGCTGCGCTATTCGCAAGGTCGCGCCCCTTGCCGAGGCCCTGCGCCCCTACCAGGCCTGGATCAGCGGCATCCGGCGCGAGCAGACCGCCCAGCGCGCCGCCACAGAGTTGGTGACCTGGAACGCGAAGTACGGTCTGCTGAAACTCAGCCCCCTGGCTGCCTGGAGCGCGCGCCAGGTGTGGGCCTACATCGGCGCGCACAACGTGCCCTACAACCCACTGCTCGATCAGGGCTACCCCAGCCTCGGCTGTGCGCCCTGCACCCGCCCGGCCAGCGCCGACAACCCGCGCGCCGGGCGCTGGAGCGGTTTTGCCAAGACTGAGTGTGGAATTCACACCTAA
- a CDS encoding phosphate ABC transporter ATP-binding protein, with the protein MPTITINKLNVWYGGHHALREISLDLPGGQITAIIGPSGCGKSTLLKSMNRLLDLNEQVRVTGQILINGEDIYAPDVDVTEVRARVGMLPQKPFPLPMSIYDNVAYGPRLHGLAGRKELGELVASSLKAARLWDEVQHRLKDPAHRLSVGQQQRLCLARALAAQPEVLLCDESTASLDPISARGIETLLASLRERYTLVMVTHDIDQARRLADYVVFMWLGEVVEDGPASRVFHHPRNPLTRAYLAREIG; encoded by the coding sequence GTGCCGACGATAACGATCAATAAGCTGAATGTCTGGTATGGCGGCCACCACGCCCTGCGGGAGATCAGCCTCGATCTGCCCGGGGGCCAGATCACGGCGATCATCGGCCCCTCGGGGTGCGGCAAGTCCACCCTGCTCAAGAGCATGAACCGGCTGCTCGACCTGAACGAGCAGGTGCGCGTCACCGGCCAGATCCTCATCAATGGCGAAGACATCTACGCCCCGGACGTAGACGTGACCGAGGTGCGCGCGCGGGTGGGGATGCTGCCCCAGAAGCCCTTCCCGCTGCCGATGTCAATCTACGACAACGTGGCCTACGGCCCGCGCCTCCACGGCCTGGCCGGTCGCAAGGAGCTTGGCGAGCTTGTGGCTTCCAGCCTTAAAGCGGCGCGCCTCTGGGACGAGGTGCAGCACCGCCTGAAAGATCCGGCCCATCGCCTCTCGGTGGGCCAGCAGCAGCGGCTCTGCCTGGCGCGGGCGCTGGCGGCGCAACCCGAGGTGTTGCTCTGCGATGAGTCAACCGCCTCGCTCGACCCCATCTCGGCCCGCGGCATCGAGACCCTGCTCGCGTCGCTGCGCGAGCGCTACACCCTGGTGATGGTCACCCACGATATTGACCAGGCCCGGCGCCTGGCCGACTACGTGGTCTTCATGTGGCTGGGCGAGGTGGTGGAGGATGGACCAGCGAGTCGTGTCTTCCACCATCCGCGCAACCCATTGACCCGGGCCTATCTTGCCCGGGAGATTGGCTGA
- a CDS encoding NADPH-dependent assimilatory sulfite reductase hemoprotein subunit produces the protein MSIADPTRPLSHVEEIKIANPGLGGILLEEIRHSQQDHLSEEAAILLKAHGSYQQDDRDQRQARKRAGQDRAWQFMVRTRAPGGRMTAAQYLLADELATRYGNGTLRITTRQGLQFHGVGRANLKPLIKALNERLITTYAACGDVARNVMTCPVADLLPGHHYDLQAVAQRINDRFLPESTAYYELWLDGEKVLADGKRVKVTPNREESFYGPTYMPRKHKMAIGLPHDNCVDLFTHDLALEAVVEEGGTLRGFNLLAGGGLGSTHGKVETFPRLADRVGFLPPERALAVIEAASAIYRDEGDRTNRKHARLKYVLEERGVAWFREELARRLGWPLEAPVEVGPYAADDHLGWQRQADGNWLVGVWVASGRIKDEGGQRVRTGLRAIIELTGAEVRLTPQQNLVLARIAPAQRDAVAALIAEYGLATAEGEAELTTLRRHALACPALPTCGLAVAEAERYLPTLLGELEARGVGGERVNLRLSGCPNSCSRPPTAEIGIIGRSLGKYNVYVGGCPAGTRLARLYRAEVRAAELPDLIGALLTRWRVERSPGEPFGDWATRAGLGHGWHTEAETSDA, from the coding sequence ATGAGTATCGCCGATCCGACGCGGCCCCTGTCACACGTTGAGGAGATCAAAATTGCCAATCCGGGCCTGGGCGGGATTCTGCTGGAGGAGATCCGTCATTCCCAACAGGATCACCTGAGCGAAGAGGCCGCCATTCTGCTCAAGGCCCATGGCAGTTACCAGCAAGATGATCGCGATCAGCGCCAGGCGCGCAAACGGGCCGGCCAGGATCGGGCCTGGCAGTTCATGGTCCGCACCCGCGCCCCCGGCGGGCGGATGACCGCCGCCCAGTATCTGCTGGCCGACGAACTGGCGACGCGCTACGGCAACGGCACGCTACGCATCACGACCCGCCAGGGGCTCCAGTTTCACGGCGTGGGCCGGGCCAACCTCAAGCCGCTGATCAAGGCCCTCAACGAGCGCCTGATCACCACCTACGCCGCCTGCGGCGATGTGGCCCGCAATGTGATGACCTGCCCGGTGGCCGATCTGCTGCCCGGCCATCACTACGACCTGCAGGCCGTGGCCCAACGCATCAACGACCGCTTCCTCCCCGAGAGCACCGCCTACTACGAACTCTGGCTCGATGGCGAAAAGGTCCTCGCCGACGGCAAGCGGGTGAAGGTCACGCCCAACCGCGAAGAGTCCTTCTACGGCCCGACCTACATGCCCCGCAAGCACAAAATGGCCATTGGCCTGCCCCACGACAACTGCGTGGACCTGTTCACCCACGACCTGGCTCTCGAAGCCGTGGTGGAGGAGGGCGGAACCCTGCGCGGCTTCAACCTGCTGGCCGGGGGCGGCCTGGGGAGCACCCACGGCAAGGTCGAGACCTTCCCGCGCCTGGCCGACCGGGTCGGCTTCCTCCCGCCTGAGCGCGCCCTGGCGGTCATTGAGGCCGCCAGCGCGATCTACCGCGACGAGGGAGACCGGACCAACCGCAAGCATGCCCGCCTGAAGTATGTGCTGGAGGAACGCGGCGTGGCCTGGTTCCGCGAAGAACTGGCCCGGCGGCTGGGATGGCCCCTGGAGGCGCCGGTCGAAGTCGGCCCCTACGCTGCCGATGACCATCTGGGCTGGCAGCGGCAGGCCGATGGCAACTGGCTGGTGGGCGTCTGGGTAGCCAGCGGGCGGATCAAGGACGAAGGGGGCCAGCGGGTGCGCACGGGGCTGCGGGCGATCATTGAACTGACCGGCGCCGAGGTGCGCCTGACCCCGCAACAGAACCTCGTGCTGGCCCGCATCGCGCCCGCGCAGCGCGACGCCGTCGCCGCGCTGATCGCCGAGTATGGTCTCGCGACCGCCGAAGGCGAAGCCGAGCTCACCACTCTGCGCCGGCATGCCCTGGCCTGCCCGGCCCTGCCTACCTGCGGCCTGGCCGTGGCCGAGGCCGAGCGCTACCTGCCCACGCTCCTCGGCGAACTCGAAGCTCGCGGCGTCGGCGGAGAACGGGTCAACCTCCGGCTGAGCGGCTGCCCTAACAGTTGCTCGCGCCCGCCCACGGCCGAGATCGGCATCATCGGGCGCAGCCTTGGCAAGTACAACGTCTACGTGGGCGGATGCCCGGCCGGAACGCGCCTGGCGCGTCTCTACCGCGCCGAGGTCAGAGCTGCCGAACTTCCCGATCTCATCGGCGCCCTGCTGACCCGCTGGCGGGTCGAGCGCTCCCCCGGCGAGCCCTTCGGCGACTGGGCCACCCGCGCCGGTCTGGGCCATGGCTGGCACACCGAAGCGGAAACGAGTGACGCCTGA
- a CDS encoding extracellular solute-binding protein, whose product MYSRSTLLWPLAALLLVVAACGQGAPAAGPGGKEVRIRVSGAFALFPMMTLWADEYRKLNPDVTFDVQAGGAGKGMADVLSGVADIAMLSRAPRQEELDRGAYLMPAVIDAVVATVNADNPQLERVLAAGITPAKGAALWLTEETQTWGALVGNNDATPITVYTRADSSGAAEVWALFLGGTAQEDLRGIAVNSDPGLAEAVRRDRRGIGFNNIAFVYDPATGRQLAGLRVVPIDLNGDGVISTDEDFYASRETLNAAVAARRYPYPPARLLYLVTRGPPAPPIAAFYRWMLTDGQALVEAAGFVRLSAESVQEGLVLLQAP is encoded by the coding sequence ATGTATTCGCGATCCACGCTCCTGTGGCCTCTGGCCGCGCTACTGCTGGTGGTCGCCGCTTGCGGCCAGGGCGCGCCCGCGGCAGGGCCAGGCGGCAAGGAGGTGCGTATCCGCGTCTCCGGGGCCTTCGCCCTCTTCCCGATGATGACGCTCTGGGCCGACGAGTACCGTAAGCTCAACCCCGACGTCACCTTCGACGTGCAGGCCGGTGGCGCAGGCAAGGGCATGGCTGACGTGCTCAGCGGCGTGGCTGACATCGCCATGCTCTCGCGCGCGCCCCGACAGGAGGAGCTTGACCGGGGAGCCTACCTGATGCCTGCGGTCATTGACGCCGTGGTCGCCACGGTGAATGCCGACAATCCCCAGCTCGAGCGGGTGCTTGCCGCTGGCATCACGCCCGCGAAGGGTGCGGCCCTCTGGCTCACTGAGGAGACCCAAACATGGGGCGCGCTGGTCGGCAACAACGACGCCACCCCCATCACGGTCTACACCCGTGCGGATTCGAGCGGCGCTGCCGAGGTCTGGGCGCTCTTTCTCGGCGGTACAGCCCAGGAGGACCTGCGGGGGATCGCCGTCAACAGCGACCCGGGCCTGGCCGAGGCGGTGCGTCGAGACAGGCGGGGCATCGGTTTTAACAACATCGCCTTCGTCTACGACCCGGCCACCGGGCGACAACTCGCCGGGCTGCGCGTGGTGCCGATTGACCTGAACGGCGACGGCGTGATCTCCACCGACGAAGACTTCTACGCCAGCCGCGAGACGCTCAATGCGGCGGTGGCGGCGCGCAGGTATCCCTACCCGCCAGCGCGCCTGCTCTACCTGGTGACCAGGGGCCCGCCCGCGCCCCCCATCGCCGCGTTCTACCGCTGGATGCTTACCGACGGCCAGGCTCTGGTCGAGGCCGCCGGATTCGTCAGGCTGAGCGCTGAGAGTGTTCAGGAAGGCCTGGTTCTGCTGCAAGCTCCATAG
- the pstC gene encoding phosphate ABC transporter permease subunit PstC: MYVSQRTERAPTREATRPASHRQRLRRLQDRIGQSVMGALAWSLIGLLIAIASVLLLRALPILRGHPLADMLFSTTWQPLRGLFGMAPFIAGTIAVTLVAMLLAVPTAILSGVYLAEYMSSRTRLAFKPVTDLLAGIPPVVYGVWGVLVIVPLVRDHLAPRADRLLGGAFPLFAGANPSGYSILAAGMVLGLMIFPIIVAVTEEVLRAVPRELREALHALGATRWEVTKVVLLRAGLPGVGAAVVLGFSRAFGETLAVLMVVGNMPRVPASLFDPGYTLSGLIANNYGEMMSAPLYEGALMGAALALLLVVVSFNIGAWLFLTRTRGDRQ; the protein is encoded by the coding sequence ATGTATGTTTCGCAGAGAACCGAGCGTGCGCCGACGCGCGAGGCGACCCGTCCCGCTTCGCATCGCCAGCGCCTGCGCCGCCTTCAGGATCGCATCGGTCAGAGCGTGATGGGCGCGCTGGCCTGGTCGCTGATCGGCCTGCTGATCGCCATCGCCAGCGTTCTGCTTCTCCGCGCCCTGCCCATCCTGCGCGGCCACCCTCTTGCCGACATGCTCTTCTCAACCACCTGGCAGCCGCTGCGCGGCCTCTTCGGCATGGCCCCCTTCATCGCCGGAACCATCGCCGTGACCCTGGTGGCCATGCTGCTCGCCGTGCCCACGGCCATCCTCAGCGGAGTCTACCTGGCCGAATACATGTCCAGCCGCACGCGCCTGGCCTTCAAGCCGGTCACTGACCTGCTGGCGGGCATTCCACCGGTAGTCTACGGGGTGTGGGGGGTGCTGGTGATCGTGCCGCTGGTGCGCGACCACCTGGCGCCCCGGGCTGACCGCCTCCTGGGTGGCGCCTTCCCCCTCTTCGCTGGCGCCAACCCCTCAGGCTACAGCATTCTGGCGGCCGGCATGGTGCTCGGCCTGATGATCTTCCCTATCATCGTCGCCGTTACCGAGGAGGTGCTGCGCGCCGTGCCCCGTGAACTGCGCGAGGCGCTCCACGCCCTGGGCGCCACCCGCTGGGAGGTGACAAAGGTCGTCCTGTTGCGCGCCGGGCTGCCAGGGGTCGGCGCCGCCGTGGTGCTCGGCTTCTCGCGGGCCTTCGGCGAGACGCTGGCGGTGCTGATGGTGGTTGGCAACATGCCCCGCGTGCCCGCCTCGCTTTTCGACCCCGGCTATACCCTGTCGGGGCTGATCGCCAACAACTACGGCGAGATGATGTCGGCGCCGCTCTACGAGGGCGCCCTGATGGGCGCGGCCCTGGCTCTGCTGCTGGTGGTCGTGAGCTTCAACATCGGGGCGTGGCTCTTTCTGACGCGCACCAGAGGAGACCGGCAATGA
- the cysC gene encoding adenylyl-sulfate kinase has translation MTIGFTLWFTGLSGAGKTTLAHLVEAELRARGYKVEVLDGDVVRTHLSKGLGFSREDRDTNIRRIGWVCEVLTRNDVVAIAAAISPFRDTRDEVRARIGRFVEVFVDVPLEVAIARDVKGLYRKALAGEIPQFTGISDPYEPPLNPEVTIRSAEEPPEASAARILAALERLGYLQPARRLAAD, from the coding sequence ATGACCATCGGCTTCACCCTCTGGTTCACCGGCCTCTCCGGGGCCGGCAAAACGACCCTGGCGCATCTGGTCGAGGCGGAGTTGCGCGCCCGCGGCTACAAGGTCGAGGTGCTCGACGGCGACGTGGTGCGCACCCATCTCTCGAAAGGCCTCGGCTTCTCGCGCGAGGACCGCGACACCAACATCCGGCGCATCGGCTGGGTGTGCGAGGTGCTGACACGCAACGATGTAGTGGCGATTGCCGCCGCCATTTCGCCCTTCCGCGACACGCGCGACGAGGTGCGGGCGCGCATCGGGCGCTTCGTCGAGGTGTTCGTGGATGTGCCGCTGGAAGTGGCGATCGCCCGCGACGTGAAAGGACTGTACCGCAAGGCCCTGGCCGGCGAGATCCCTCAGTTCACCGGAATCAGCGACCCCTACGAGCCGCCCCTGAACCCTGAAGTGACCATTCGCAGCGCCGAGGAGCCGCCCGAAGCCAGCGCCGCTCGCATCCTCGCCGCCCTGGAACGGCTGGGCTATCTCCAGCCGGCCCGCCGGCTCGCCGCCGACTAA
- a CDS encoding sensor histidine kinase — MAVDKTPNPPDIAAALRSVRWPLAAIIGLIFALTRLGETALVGLRPTTPLISALDPLFWGVLAAVAVWGVLSWAAGQERRYRTAERRMLDELQLAHQRLQVLYELNQRIASSATLDEVLDYAVTLPGELVGARAVAVMLYDEQGSAFIARSSGLTEEQLAAARSAVGLRPDQPPPVKPETLTPRGPMPADLRGGLILPLAEGEAAPVGWIECYLRDTSGLVTDASGSLAPEVASLLITVGGEIAEAVQGSRRRVREIASLVALEQAITAERTRIARDLHDGVAQSLAFLRMRVALWEDWLEQEPERLREEFEALKANLRRQIEELRRAIFALRPIELSQLGFAGALRRFVSEFADQQDWDLELELSDLPPDLPYALELAAFRFVQEALNNAAKHANARHVVVALRVVDGGLQIVVRDDGVGFDPGAQGELPGARLGLRQMRERAAALDGRLTILSRPGQGTEVRVWLPLRYARESAITAAGERMTRF; from the coding sequence ATGGCTGTGGATAAAACCCCGAATCCGCCCGACATCGCCGCCGCGCTGCGCAGCGTGCGCTGGCCCCTGGCGGCGATCATCGGGCTGATCTTCGCCCTCACTCGCCTGGGAGAGACGGCACTGGTCGGCCTGCGCCCGACGACGCCGCTCATCAGCGCCCTTGACCCGCTCTTCTGGGGCGTGCTGGCGGCGGTCGCGGTGTGGGGCGTGCTGAGCTGGGCCGCCGGCCAGGAGCGGCGTTACCGCACCGCCGAGCGCCGTATGCTCGACGAGCTGCAACTGGCCCACCAGCGCCTCCAGGTGCTCTACGAGCTCAACCAGCGCATCGCCAGCAGCGCCACCCTCGACGAGGTGCTGGATTATGCGGTCACCCTGCCGGGCGAACTGGTCGGGGCGCGCGCCGTGGCGGTGATGCTCTACGATGAGCAGGGCAGCGCCTTCATTGCCCGTAGCAGCGGGTTGACGGAAGAGCAACTGGCCGCGGCCCGCTCCGCCGTGGGCCTCCGGCCTGACCAGCCGCCTCCTGTGAAGCCTGAGACACTTACGCCCCGTGGACCAATGCCTGCCGATCTGCGTGGCGGCCTGATCCTGCCGCTTGCCGAAGGCGAAGCCGCGCCGGTCGGCTGGATCGAGTGCTACCTGCGCGACACCAGCGGCCTGGTTACTGACGCCTCCGGCAGCCTCGCGCCCGAGGTCGCCTCGCTCCTGATCACCGTTGGCGGAGAGATCGCCGAGGCGGTGCAGGGCAGCCGCCGTCGGGTCCGCGAGATCGCCAGCCTGGTGGCCCTCGAACAGGCCATTACCGCTGAACGCACGCGCATCGCTCGCGATCTCCACGATGGCGTCGCCCAGAGCCTGGCCTTCCTGCGCATGCGGGTCGCCCTGTGGGAAGACTGGCTGGAGCAGGAGCCGGAACGCCTGCGCGAGGAGTTCGAGGCGCTCAAGGCCAACCTGCGCCGCCAGATCGAAGAACTGCGCCGCGCCATTTTCGCCCTGCGCCCCATCGAACTCAGCCAGCTCGGCTTCGCCGGGGCGCTGCGGCGCTTCGTGAGCGAGTTTGCTGATCAGCAGGACTGGGATCTGGAACTGGAGTTGAGCGATCTGCCTCCCGATCTGCCCTACGCCCTCGAACTGGCCGCGTTCCGCTTCGTGCAGGAGGCCCTCAACAATGCCGCCAAACATGCCAATGCCCGCCACGTGGTGGTGGCCCTCCGCGTGGTGGACGGCGGGCTGCAGATCGTCGTGCGCGATGACGGCGTGGGCTTCGACCCCGGCGCGCAGGGCGAACTGCCCGGCGCCCGTCTGGGCCTGCGGCAGATGCGCGAACGGGCCGCCGCCCTCGACGGGCGCCTGACCATCCTCTCCCGGCCCGGCCAGGGGACTGAGGTGCGAGTCTGGCTGCCTCTGCGCTACGCGCGCGAGTCCGCGATCACCGCTGCGGGGGAGCGCATGACGCGATTCTAG
- a CDS encoding esterase family protein — translation MADTHAVDPRARLVRLRSRLLGVTKRCYVYLPPEYAVERRRRFPALFLLRGHEREWINPHEDHSRGGTTVIDVYERLRASGAVGPLILVMPGLASDDNRIPGLLTDFRCPACAPPRTAGLGNGLFQRFFFEELLPAIDGRLRTLPAARAIAGFSLGGYMAVKAAALRPDLFVSVGAFDGSFPYASDAGASARLSDTLFAQPMFDPALGVPRDPEHLSANNPVCLLLRADRAALRRITWLIQYGPEQLEPWGSNFYRGEYLVRVLRSLGIENAAPVAALPDGEHTWRAADRHIQQTLPLHWQALARVM, via the coding sequence ATGGCAGATACGCACGCTGTTGATCCTCGCGCGCGGCTCGTGCGCCTCCGCAGTCGCCTGCTGGGGGTGACGAAGCGCTGCTACGTCTACCTGCCGCCGGAGTACGCCGTGGAGCGCCGGCGCCGCTTTCCGGCGCTCTTTTTGCTCCGCGGCCACGAGCGCGAGTGGATCAACCCCCACGAGGACCACAGTCGTGGCGGGACGACGGTGATTGATGTCTACGAGCGGCTGCGCGCCAGCGGCGCGGTTGGTCCGCTCATCCTGGTCATGCCCGGACTGGCCAGCGACGATAATCGCATCCCCGGTCTGCTTACCGATTTTCGCTGCCCCGCCTGCGCTCCGCCGCGCACGGCGGGCCTCGGCAATGGTCTGTTTCAGCGTTTCTTCTTCGAGGAGTTGCTGCCGGCGATTGACGGACGCCTGCGCACCCTGCCCGCCGCGCGCGCCATTGCCGGGTTTTCGCTGGGCGGCTACATGGCGGTCAAAGCCGCCGCCCTCCGTCCCGACCTGTTCGTCAGCGTCGGCGCCTTCGACGGGTCCTTTCCCTATGCCAGCGATGCCGGGGCCAGCGCCCGCCTTAGCGACACGCTCTTCGCCCAACCTATGTTCGACCCGGCCCTCGGCGTGCCCCGCGACCCGGAGCATCTCAGCGCCAACAATCCGGTCTGCCTCCTCCTGCGCGCCGATCGCGCCGCCCTGCGCCGTATCACCTGGCTCATCCAGTACGGCCCCGAGCAACTGGAACCCTGGGGGTCCAACTTTTACCGGGGTGAATACCTGGTGCGGGTCCTGCGGAGCCTGGGCATCGAAAACGCCGCCCCTGTCGCGGCCCTGCCCGATGGCGAGCACACCTGGCGCGCCGCCGACCGTCACATTCAGCAGACCCTGCCGCTCCACTGGCAGGCCCTGGCGCGGGTGATGTAG
- a CDS encoding ABC transporter permease subunit, whose amino-acid sequence MTRKRLRRLEGLCFLWLMRLSLLLAVIGLASILLTITLRGAAALSWEMISQPPAANFLLGGEGGILNAILGSLCLALGATALAALVAVPVVLYINTYGRGTALAAIVRLALNVLWGMPSIVFGVFVLAILLQFGLRTSLLAGSVALALVILPILARTFDEVVRMAPPELTEATLAVGATRLELTVMLLRQTIPGLLAGLFLAFERAIGDGAAVLFTAGYTSALPRSLFEPAASLPLAIFFQLATPFPQVQERAYAAALVLTVIVLTFGMLAYVVLHRFGRHVIR is encoded by the coding sequence ATGACGCGCAAGCGACTGCGCAGGCTTGAGGGCCTCTGCTTCCTGTGGCTGATGCGCCTCTCTCTGCTTCTGGCGGTGATCGGGCTGGCTTCGATCCTGCTGACGATCACGCTGCGTGGCGCGGCGGCCCTCAGTTGGGAGATGATCAGCCAGCCTCCGGCGGCCAACTTCTTGCTCGGCGGCGAGGGCGGCATCCTCAATGCCATCCTCGGATCGCTCTGCCTGGCCCTGGGAGCGACGGCGCTGGCCGCGCTGGTGGCCGTGCCGGTGGTGCTTTACATTAATACCTACGGGCGGGGCACGGCCCTGGCCGCGATCGTGCGTCTGGCGCTCAACGTGCTCTGGGGCATGCCCAGCATCGTCTTCGGCGTCTTTGTGCTGGCCATCCTCTTGCAGTTCGGCCTGCGCACCTCGCTGCTGGCCGGCAGCGTGGCCCTCGCTCTGGTGATCCTGCCCATCCTCGCCCGCACCTTCGACGAGGTGGTGCGCATGGCGCCGCCCGAACTCACCGAGGCCACCCTGGCCGTCGGCGCCACTCGCCTGGAACTGACGGTCATGCTGTTGCGGCAGACCATCCCCGGGCTGCTCGCCGGGCTGTTTCTGGCCTTCGAGCGGGCGATCGGCGACGGGGCCGCGGTGCTGTTCACTGCGGGCTACACCAGCGCGCTGCCGCGCTCGCTGTTTGAGCCGGCAGCCTCCCTGCCGCTGGCGATCTTCTTTCAGCTCGCCACGCCCTTCCCGCAGGTGCAGGAGCGCGCCTACGCCGCGGCCCTCGTGCTCACCGTCATCGTGCTGACCTTCGGGATGCTGGCCTATGTGGTGCTGCATCGTTTTGGACGGCATGTTATTCGCTAG